TGCCCGGGCCGGGCATATGATCCAGATCAAAACCCCCGATCTGGGCGGGATCAATAATTGCATCGAGGCGGTGCTTTATTGCAAGTCGCAGGCGATCGGCGCCTATCTCGGCGGAACTTGCAATGAAACCGACCGCTCCGCCCAGATCTGCGTGCATCTGGCTTTGGCCACCGGACCGGACCAGATTCTGGCCAAACCGGGCATGGGCGTGGATGAGGGGTATATGATCGTCTATAACGAAATGCGACGGGTGCTGGCGCTGCGGGAAGCCTTGCGGTAAAGCGCTCCTTGGGGTCCAGAAATGAAAACGAGGTGGCTTCGTAATGGAAGAGATGCGAATTCTATCGCCGACCGCCATTTTGGGGTACGGGTTCCCGCAATCCTCCTTTGAAGAGGGGCTGCGCCGCCGCCCCGATGTGATCGCCGTGGACGCGGGGTCGACCGATCCGGGACCGTATTATTTGGGATCGGGAGTCTGCTTCACCGACCCGCGGGCCGTCAGGCGGGATCTGACGTTGATACTGGAGGCGGCGCTGGAGCGGCGTATTCCGGTGATCATCGGCAGCGCCGGCGGGAGCGGCGGCACCGTTCATTTGCAGCGGGACCTGGGGTTGCTGCGGGAGATCGCCGCCGAACGGGGGTGGCGCTTCCGGGTGGCCGTGATCGGCGCCGAGATTGCCAAGGAAACCGTGGAAGGGCACTGGCGGGCCGGGAAGGTCAGTCCGCTGCCCCCGGCGCCGGAACTGACGGAGGACGATATCCGGGATTCGGTGCGCATCGTGGCCCAGATGGGCTTGGAGCCGGTGCTGGCCGGCCTGGCGACCGGAGCCGACGTCGTGCTGGCGGGGCGGTGTTACGACCCGGCGGTCTTCGCCGCCAAAGCGGTGCAGCAAGGGTTCGATCCCGGTCCCGCCGTTCATCTCGGCAAAATTCTGGAGTGTGCCGCCATTGCCGCGACGCCGGGCAGCGGCAGCGATTGTCTCCTCGGCTATCTCTACCCGCAGGCCTTTGAGGTGGAACCGCTCAATCCGGCCCGGCGTTGCACCACGCTCTCGGTGGCCGCCCATACCTTGTATGAAAAGTCCAATCCCTACCTTTTGCCCGGCCCGGGCGGGACCCTGGATTTGCGGGAAACCCGGTTTGAACAGGTGGGGGAATCCCGGGTGCGGGTGTCCGGGAGCCGTTTCGTCCGCTCCGATCCCTACAAGCTCAAGCTGGAGGGAGTGCGGCGGATCGGATACCGCACCGTGGCCATAGCCGGAGTCCGCGACCCGGTGATGATCCGGGAGATCGACGCGATCATTGCCGGGGTGCGCGAACGGGTGGCCGACAATTTTAAGAGCGAACCTTTTACCTACCGGCTGGATTTCAAGGTGTACGGCAAAAACGGGGTAATGGGCGGTTTGGAGCCGCATCCGGCGCCGGACGGCCACGAGTTGGGAATGGTCATCGAGGCGGTGGCCGACACCCAGGACTGGGCCAATACCATCTGCGGCTTCGCCCGCTCGACCATGCTTCATTTCGGCTACCCCGGCCGGATCGCCACCGCCGGGAATCTGGCTTTTCCCTATTCCCCTTCGGATTTTAAGGCGGGGGAGGTCTATGCCTTCAGCATTTACCATTTGATGGAGGTTGACGACCCTTGCCAATACTTTCCCGTGGAAGTCGTCGCGGTCTAAAAGCCATGTGATAAAGTCCTTAAATTCGGAAATCATCCTTTCAATGGCCTAAAAAACGACTTTATCACTTGCTTTTCTGAGCTTTTGTGTTCACCCTGGCCTTCGGACAGGGTTTATCACAACGCTTCTAATGACGC
The sequence above is a segment of the Hydrogenispora ethanolica genome. Coding sequences within it:
- a CDS encoding acyclic terpene utilization AtuA family protein; its protein translation is MEEMRILSPTAILGYGFPQSSFEEGLRRRPDVIAVDAGSTDPGPYYLGSGVCFTDPRAVRRDLTLILEAALERRIPVIIGSAGGSGGTVHLQRDLGLLREIAAERGWRFRVAVIGAEIAKETVEGHWRAGKVSPLPPAPELTEDDIRDSVRIVAQMGLEPVLAGLATGADVVLAGRCYDPAVFAAKAVQQGFDPGPAVHLGKILECAAIAATPGSGSDCLLGYLYPQAFEVEPLNPARRCTTLSVAAHTLYEKSNPYLLPGPGGTLDLRETRFEQVGESRVRVSGSRFVRSDPYKLKLEGVRRIGYRTVAIAGVRDPVMIREIDAIIAGVRERVADNFKSEPFTYRLDFKVYGKNGVMGGLEPHPAPDGHELGMVIEAVADTQDWANTICGFARSTMLHFGYPGRIATAGNLAFPYSPSDFKAGEVYAFSIYHLMEVDDPCQYFPVEVVAV